A genomic region of Balaenoptera acutorostrata chromosome 4, mBalAcu1.1, whole genome shotgun sequence contains the following coding sequences:
- the DTX3L gene encoding E3 ubiquitin-protein ligase DTX3L, whose translation MRRAMASNLCPPSPLLVRVSHPGTRLTWKLEKYFQSRESGGGECTVQALDRNDPNSDTFRVQFVQRASKEGVLKKGKHQIVVADKPVTVFLEPNENAVEKNTRMSSLTQSRKGARPGEKHPNEKDISSIVDSCVQKIFLTVTADLNCHLFSEEQREHIAILCPNVERVKGHEGIEKVRGDFRDIEKIHGFLSEHLLEKEQKRESSPLTTEREPLDQQDGNSGVSPSEPKTRSEEKNNRFEVPLALFEYFTYTCPGKIYSIEKRFGTKIKTLKSSLNMVYLDFTSSQSGNLEAARESFVRAFQKSVETLKQECVALADSEQAHKIKQELNHQFTKLLIKEKGGELTLLGTADDISAAKHFLASQISESLPKATVKIVTPKHMMNGIEVDTAHYKLLEAELLQEISQIEKKYDTQSKVLRTSQKICILFEPKTKELDLSVHAYSSFIDAYQHVSCQIVREVLLLKLLGKETKHLHGTKFSDDFRKRHPDIDFVLNQESMTLIGLPNHLTKAKQYVLNRGGMSPLAREKWNETPTDTDSNDSKTASPTLQRSANSEVSEVDKEKDICTICLNTISNRKVLSKCKHDFCSPCINKALSYKPVCPLCQTSYGVQKGNQPDGNMHVVFKRDSLPGYESCGTIVITYSIEDGIQTKEHPNPGERFSGICRTAYLPDNKEGNEVLHLLRRAFDQKLIFTVGDSRALGVSDVVTWNDIHHKTSRFGGPERYGYPDPDYLKRVKQELKDKGIE comes from the exons ATGCGGAGAGCCATGGCTTCGAACCTCTGCCCGCCGTCCCCGCTGCTCGTGCGGGTGTCGCATCCCGGCACCCGCCTTACATGGAAGCTGGAAAAGTACTTCCAGAGCCGGGAGTCGGGCGGCGGGGAGTGCACCGTGCAGGCCCTGGACCGCAACGACCCCAACTCGGACACCTTCCGGGTGCAGTTCGTGCAAAGGGCGA GTAAGGAGGGAGTGTTGAAGAAAGGAAAGCACCAAATTGTGGTTGCCGACAAACCTGTGACTGTTTTCCTGGAACCCAATGAAAATGCAGTAGAGAAGAACACCAGGATGTCTTCTTTGACACAGTCACGAAAAGGGGCGAGGCCTGGTGAGAAGCATccaaatgaaaaggacatttctAGCATTGTGGATTCCTGTGTCCAGAAG atctTTCTTACTGTCACGGCTGACCTGAACTGTCACCTGTTCTCTGAAGAGCAGAGGGAACACATCGCCATTCTCTGCCCCAATGTCGAACGAGTGAAGGGCCATGAAGGAATTGAGAAAGTGCGCGGTGACTTCAGAGATATTGAAAAAATACATGGCTTCTTGAGTGAACACCTCCTGGAAAAGGAGCAGAAACGAGAATCTTCCCCTTTGACAACAGAGAGGGAGCCACTCGATCAGCAGGACGGGAACAGCGGTGTTTCTCCCTCTGAACCAAAAACCAGGTCGGAAGAAAAAAACAACCGTTTTGAAGTTCCCTTGGCTCTCTTTGAATACTTCACATACACCTGCCCTGGTAAAATATACTCAATAGAGAAAAGATTtggtacaaaaataaaaactctgaagAGTTCTCTGAATATGGTCTATTTAGACTTCACCTCAAGTCAATCAGGTAACCTCGAAGCAGCTCGCGAGTCTTTTGTCAGAGCATTTCAGAAGAGTGTGGAGACGCTGAAGCAGGAATGCGTTGCTCTGGCAGACAGTGAGCAGGCACACAAAATCAAACAGGAATTAAATCACCAGTTTACAAAGCTCCTCAtaaaggagaagggaggagaatTAACTCTCCTTGGGACCGCAGATGACATTTCAGCTGCCAAACATTTTCTTGCCTCACAAATCTCTGAAAGTCTTCCCAAGGCGACTGTGAAAATAGTGACTCCCAAGCACATGATGAATGGAATTGAGGTTGACACTGCTCACTATAAGCTTTTAGAAGCAGAGTTACTCCAGGAGATATCACAGATAGAAAAAAAGTATGACACTCAAAGTAAGGTTTTGAGAACAAGTCAGAAAATCTGCATTCTATTTGAACCTAAAACCAAGGAGTTAGATCTATCTGTGCATGCTTATTCAAGTTTCATCGATGCCTATCAACATGTCTCATGTCAGATTGTGAGAGAAGTTCTTTTGCTGAAACTTTTGGGCAAGGAGACAAAGCACTTACATGGGACCAAGTTCTCTGATGACTTTCGAAAAAGGCATCCAGATATAGACTTTGTGCTAAATCAAGAGTCAATGACTTTGATTGGGTTGCCAAATCACCTTACAAAGGCAAAACAGTATGTCTTAAACAGAGGGGGAATGTCTCCATTAGCtagagagaaatggaatgaaacacCCACGGACACTGATAGTAATGATTCAAAAACAGCTTCACCAACATTGCAGCGCTCTGCCAATTCTGAGGTGTCAGAAGTGGACAAGGAAAAGGACATATGTACCATCTGTTTGAACACCATTAGCAACAGAAAAGTGCTCTCAAAGTGCAAGCATGATTTCTGCAGCCCTTGTATCAACAAAGCCTTGTCATATAAGCCAGTCTGTCCTTTGTGCCAGACTTCCTATGGTGTCCAGAAAGGGAATCAGCCAGATGGAAACATGCATGTCGTTTTCAAAAGAGACTCACTTCCAGGTTATGAATCCTGTGGCACCATTGTGATTACTTACAGTATTGAAGACGGCATACAAACA AAAGAGCACCCAAACCCAGGAGAGAGATTTTCTGGAATATGTCGAACTGCATACTTGCCTGATAACAAGGAAGGAAATGAGGTTTTGCATCTGCTTCGTAGGGCCTTTGACCAAAAACTGATTTTCACAGTGGGAGACTCTCGAGCATTAGGAGTCTCAGATGTCGTTACGTGGAATGATATCCACCACAAAACGTCCAGGTTTGGGGGACCAGAAAG GTATGGCTACCCTGATCCTGACTATCTGAAACGAGTCAAACAGGAGCTGAAAGATAAAGGAATTGAGTAA